A single genomic interval of uncultured Pseudodesulfovibrio sp. harbors:
- a CDS encoding PfkB family carbohydrate kinase yields the protein MDIETKIKSISELVDIVAELKAAGRRVVHCHGVFDLLHIGHIRYFRQAAQWGDVLVVTVSPDRFVDKGPHRPAFSEILRAEAVASQDVVDFVAVNEWATAEELLRAVQPDVYVKGSDFKDIDSDPTGKLRLEADVCEEIGAELKLTKDIVFSSTNLINRFMSSFSDDVQEYLEMFRSRYSIGEIDSILDRMAELSVTVVGDTILDDYQYCSPLGASSKEPVMAFRHMDGDLFAGGVLAIANHLSQLVKEVRMFTVLGEKETHEDFIRENLSDNVIPYFEYQKDAPTLRKRRYIEGYSLTKLFEIYYMDESGLDRERDERFRNALMAQAVQNDLVIAADFGHGAISPLCRKDLTASPFLAVNTQANAGNRGYHTISGYERCDFISLAEPELRLETRDKHTGVTPLTGVVRERLGAQLVAITKGKSGSYIQHRDGTGVLVPAFAHKVVDKVGSGDAFFSIASLAACLGVQPELVAFLGNVVGSIAVSIVGNKKPVTRQAIMKHVTSLLK from the coding sequence ATGGATATCGAGACAAAAATCAAGTCCATTTCCGAACTGGTTGACATTGTTGCCGAACTGAAAGCTGCTGGACGGCGTGTCGTTCATTGTCATGGTGTGTTCGATCTGTTGCATATCGGTCATATTCGTTATTTTCGACAGGCAGCTCAATGGGGAGATGTGCTTGTTGTCACCGTGTCTCCCGATAGATTTGTGGACAAGGGGCCGCATCGTCCTGCATTTTCCGAAATATTGCGTGCCGAGGCCGTTGCCTCTCAGGATGTGGTCGACTTCGTGGCTGTCAATGAGTGGGCTACTGCTGAAGAACTCTTGAGGGCGGTTCAGCCCGATGTTTACGTGAAAGGTTCCGATTTCAAGGATATCGATTCCGATCCGACAGGCAAATTGCGGCTTGAGGCTGACGTTTGTGAAGAAATTGGTGCGGAACTCAAATTGACCAAGGATATCGTCTTCAGTTCCACGAATCTCATCAACCGTTTCATGTCGTCGTTTTCCGACGACGTGCAGGAATATCTTGAGATGTTCCGTTCACGGTATTCCATTGGCGAGATCGACTCCATTCTCGACAGGATGGCCGAATTGAGCGTGACGGTCGTGGGCGATACGATTCTTGATGACTACCAGTATTGTTCCCCCCTCGGCGCTTCATCCAAGGAGCCTGTCATGGCGTTTCGCCATATGGATGGCGACCTGTTTGCCGGTGGAGTTTTGGCCATTGCCAACCATCTTTCGCAATTGGTCAAGGAAGTGCGGATGTTTACCGTGCTTGGGGAGAAGGAAACCCATGAGGATTTCATCCGTGAAAACCTCAGCGACAACGTGATTCCCTATTTTGAGTACCAGAAAGATGCGCCGACCCTTCGCAAGCGCCGGTATATCGAAGGGTACAGCCTGACCAAGCTGTTTGAAATTTATTACATGGATGAATCCGGGCTTGACCGGGAGCGTGACGAGCGTTTTCGGAACGCCCTCATGGCGCAGGCCGTTCAAAACGATCTTGTCATTGCTGCCGATTTCGGCCACGGGGCGATTTCACCCTTGTGCCGGAAGGATTTGACCGCTTCGCCGTTTCTTGCCGTCAACACGCAGGCCAATGCCGGAAACCGGGGCTACCATACGATTTCCGGGTATGAACGTTGCGATTTTATCAGTCTCGCCGAGCCTGAACTTCGGTTGGAGACCCGTGACAAGCACACCGGGGTGACGCCCCTGACCGGTGTTGTCAGGGAGCGCCTTGGAGCCCAGTTGGTCGCGATAACCAAGGGCAAGAGCGGGTCATACATTCAGCATCGCGACGGTACGGGCGTTCTGGTCCCCGCTTTTGCTCACAAGGTCGTGGACAAGGTCGGTTCCGGCGATGCCTTTTTCTCCATAGCTTCACTTGCGGCGTGCCTTGGAGTACAGCCTGAATTGGTGGCTTTCCTCGGCAACGTCGTCGGCTCCATCGCGGTCAGCATTGTCGGCAACAAAAAGCCCGTTACGCGGCAGGCCATCATGAAACATGTAACCTCTTTGCTGAAGTAG
- a CDS encoding glycosyltransferase family 9 protein: protein MKDLTDFKPKRILACQLRQIGDVLLATPSLQLLKERYPDAELHLLTEKKCAPVLENNPHVDHVWEIDKKALKNPFKALAFYSKVGRSGYDLIVDFQQLPRCRWVILFSRAKVKLTMPPPWYNKPFYTHWGKTIYGYAAMCKASVIRPLGIEWNGERPKIWLSEAEKAWADKFIEQHGMQDKRFVTIDPSHRRITRLWPARHFAGLIKLIREQHPNLKFFMLYGPGEKDVAEDVAAQAGEGSIVSDHMLSLREMAAVQARAALHIGNCSAPRHFAVAVDTPSLVIHGATGFGWRFPSDEHISLCKDIECKSCNKNQCDTRECLEEFYPEDCIESALKLLKFKMS, encoded by the coding sequence ATGAAAGACCTTACTGATTTCAAACCCAAACGCATTCTCGCGTGCCAGCTTCGCCAGATCGGTGATGTCCTTTTGGCGACACCTTCTCTCCAGCTCCTCAAGGAACGCTATCCCGACGCGGAACTCCATCTGCTGACGGAAAAGAAGTGCGCTCCGGTGCTGGAGAACAACCCGCATGTCGACCATGTTTGGGAAATAGACAAGAAAGCCTTGAAAAACCCATTCAAGGCGCTGGCTTTCTACTCGAAAGTAGGACGCTCAGGTTACGATCTGATCGTTGATTTTCAACAATTGCCACGCTGCCGCTGGGTCATTCTCTTTTCCCGGGCCAAGGTCAAGCTGACCATGCCGCCGCCTTGGTATAACAAGCCCTTTTACACTCATTGGGGCAAAACCATTTATGGCTATGCAGCCATGTGCAAGGCAAGTGTCATCAGGCCCCTCGGCATCGAGTGGAATGGTGAGCGACCGAAGATATGGCTGAGCGAAGCCGAAAAAGCCTGGGCCGACAAATTCATTGAACAACACGGCATGCAGGATAAACGTTTTGTCACCATCGACCCGAGCCACCGACGTATCACCCGCCTCTGGCCGGCACGCCACTTTGCAGGCCTGATCAAACTCATCCGCGAACAACACCCGAACCTGAAGTTTTTCATGTTGTACGGCCCCGGAGAAAAAGACGTTGCGGAAGACGTCGCAGCACAGGCTGGTGAAGGGAGCATCGTATCCGACCACATGCTGAGCCTACGGGAAATGGCTGCGGTTCAGGCCAGAGCGGCCCTGCATATCGGGAACTGCTCCGCACCTCGCCACTTTGCCGTAGCCGTGGACACCCCGTCACTGGTCATCCATGGCGCAACAGGCTTCGGATGGCGGTTTCCATCAGACGAACACATCAGCCTCTGCAAAGATATCGAATGTAAATCCTGCAATAAAAACCAGTGTGACACACGCGAATGCCTTGAGGAATTCTATCCTGAAGACTGTATTGAAAGCGCGCTCAAGCTGCTGAAATTCAAAATGTCCTGA